A window of the Candidatus Sulfotelmatobacter sp. genome harbors these coding sequences:
- a CDS encoding MaoC family dehydratase codes for MAADLATLVGTSRTSPWFTVEQGAVTAFGELTGDRNPLHLDPVWCAQHSPFGRTIAHGFYTTSLLVQLAADAGPLDLPAGMVGLNYGFDRLRLVAPVPVGSRVRGVFTVASIEPRGDGQLQLKQNVEVQVEGAERPALVAEWLTMLVGAPA; via the coding sequence ATGGCCGCCGACCTCGCGACCCTGGTCGGCACGAGCCGCACCTCGCCCTGGTTCACCGTCGAGCAAGGCGCGGTCACCGCGTTCGGCGAGCTGACCGGCGACCGCAATCCGCTCCACCTCGATCCCGTCTGGTGCGCGCAGCATAGTCCCTTCGGCCGCACCATCGCGCACGGTTTCTACACGACCTCGCTGCTGGTGCAGTTGGCGGCGGACGCCGGTCCGCTCGATCTTCCGGCCGGCATGGTGGGCTTGAACTACGGTTTCGACCGCTTGCGGCTGGTCGCGCCGGTGCCGGTCGGATCGCGCGTCCGGGGCGTCTTCACGGTCGCCTCGATCGAGCCGCGCGGCGACGGACAGCTGCAGCTCAAGCAGAACGTCGAAGTCCAGGTCGAGGGCGCCGAGCGGCCCGCGCTGGTCGCCGAGTGGCTGACGATGCTGGTCGGAGCGCCCGCCTGA